A genomic region of Bacillaceae bacterium S4-13-56 contains the following coding sequences:
- a CDS encoding DUF6305 family protein: protein MRKFFMSYGVILILFSIGVFLMFWHSEKPKEQMMYTWPNLPAPIGHERVLLTLAGQPSEGRIIDELARQLHLDADYRPMVLGTDVYDYRTIVVAVGYSPLGVYDSGRTLQEEKDRIQGILKEVRFREIPLIMIHLDGAGRLDPQTMEFMKMIAPYTSYFLGLKSMENQMELQKIFSEYRVPITLVNSVNDFATPFNSAFR, encoded by the coding sequence ATGAGAAAATTTTTTATGTCTTATGGTGTTATTTTAATTCTTTTTTCTATCGGTGTTTTTCTCATGTTTTGGCACTCGGAAAAGCCAAAGGAACAAATGATGTATACTTGGCCCAACTTACCTGCGCCAATCGGACATGAACGAGTTTTGTTAACGTTAGCTGGACAACCTTCAGAGGGAAGAATTATAGACGAATTAGCTCGTCAATTGCATTTAGATGCAGATTATCGACCGATGGTACTCGGAACAGATGTATATGACTATCGAACCATTGTCGTTGCCGTGGGATATAGCCCGCTGGGAGTCTATGATAGTGGTCGAACGTTGCAGGAGGAAAAGGATCGTATTCAGGGGATATTAAAGGAAGTTAGGTTCCGAGAAATTCCATTGATTATGATTCACTTAGATGGTGCAGGCAGATTGGACCCACAAACAATGGAATTTATGAAGATGATTGCTCCTTACACATCCTATTTCCTTGGATTGAAATCGATGGAAAATCAAATGGAGCTTCAAAAGATTTTTTCGGAATATCGAGTTCCTATTACTTTAGTAAATTCTGTTAACGACTTTGCTACTCCATTTAATTCCGCATTTCGCTAA
- a CDS encoding HAMP domain-containing sensor histidine kinase, which translates to MVQKLNHWYGFSGLLLLLFAVFYPMVSLEWLADLLEQIDQSILEGDSGQLISTAFSYITWYLVLFVMIYLSAMLIADYITSSKSSIWFQLLFVLIVLLTIFIYKYFYQLEFGWINHFFILGILLLLKNFIPYQKSFYLSFVVILSLLLLSFLWLNVIPGLTKFGFGVDDLSLSLKTADAYLTEYKLFSTVGVTFSTAFFVITVILTILIYIFTQQILTLRKMNEKEEELKKTRGELVETKIFQEVTSLVHDLKTPLVSVEGLISLMRMTTDPNSKQYTYFKKMESSIEKMKDMISEILYDKVKTIIPVHEMIQYATSFIIFDRNDINFSVSCPTDLPHIKVNKIRFARALTNIIENAVASLEGRGGRIVLTVFQKQDWVYFQVKDNGPGIEKELYENIWQEGFSTKSSSGIGLSFVKRVIENHQGFVNVKSEPWMETVVELVLPAWEGEKENDFSH; encoded by the coding sequence TTGGTTCAAAAATTAAATCATTGGTATGGTTTCTCTGGTCTTTTGCTTTTATTGTTTGCAGTGTTTTATCCAATGGTGTCCCTAGAATGGCTTGCTGATCTCCTGGAACAAATTGATCAAAGCATCCTAGAGGGAGACAGTGGCCAATTAATCTCTACCGCATTTTCATACATAACATGGTACTTAGTCTTATTCGTTATGATTTACTTATCTGCAATGCTCATTGCTGACTATATTACAAGTTCAAAAAGCTCTATATGGTTTCAACTGCTGTTTGTCTTGATTGTTTTATTGACCATTTTTATATATAAATATTTTTATCAACTAGAATTCGGATGGATTAACCACTTTTTTATTTTGGGCATTTTGTTATTGTTGAAAAACTTTATTCCCTACCAAAAGAGTTTCTATCTGTCCTTTGTTGTGATTCTTAGTTTGTTACTGCTTTCCTTTTTATGGCTCAATGTCATTCCTGGTTTAACCAAGTTCGGATTTGGAGTAGATGATTTATCTCTTAGCTTAAAAACAGCGGATGCTTACCTGACAGAGTACAAGCTATTCTCAACGGTTGGAGTGACTTTCTCTACAGCTTTCTTTGTCATCACTGTCATTTTGACGATCTTAATTTATATCTTCACTCAGCAAATCCTGACGTTAAGAAAGATGAATGAGAAAGAGGAAGAGTTAAAGAAAACAAGAGGAGAGTTAGTCGAAACAAAGATTTTTCAGGAGGTCACTTCTCTTGTGCATGACCTTAAAACCCCCCTTGTATCAGTGGAAGGTTTAATCTCATTGATGAGGATGACTACTGATCCCAACTCTAAGCAATATACTTATTTTAAGAAGATGGAATCTTCTATAGAGAAAATGAAGGATATGATTTCTGAAATCCTTTATGACAAAGTTAAAACCATTATCCCAGTTCATGAAATGATCCAATACGCTACAAGCTTTATTATTTTTGATCGGAATGACATCAATTTCTCGGTTTCATGTCCAACGGATCTTCCCCATATCAAAGTAAACAAAATCAGATTTGCGAGAGCATTGACTAACATTATAGAAAATGCGGTAGCTTCTTTAGAAGGACGTGGAGGGCGGATTGTTCTTACTGTATTTCAAAAGCAGGATTGGGTTTACTTTCAGGTAAAGGATAATGGTCCTGGGATTGAAAAGGAATTATATGAAAACATATGGCAAGAAGGGTTTAGTACGAAATCGTCGTCTGGAATTGGTTTATCCTTCGTAAAAAGAGTAATAGAAAATCATCAGGGGTTTGTGAATGTAAAAAGTGAACCATGGATGGAAACGGTGGTAGAGTTAGTTTTGCCGGCATGGGAAGGGGAGAAAGAAAATGATTTTAGTCATTGA
- a CDS encoding VanZ family protein: protein MKVTRLLYWIPPVVWMGIIFISSSTPYEEQDLRPLISDKLDLSVLEPFLSPIRFTYNHSEVSVAAQGIAGFIEFFIRKGAHVGVFLVLSLLFYYSASHTIKTSMRWKIIISWGLAVLYAAIDEIHQGFTPNRTPFAGDVVLDTVGITLAMIGIWMWTRRRAMSKTTVAENQN from the coding sequence TTGAAAGTAACTAGGCTACTCTATTGGATTCCTCCAGTCGTTTGGATGGGAATCATATTTATTTCGTCCTCCACCCCTTATGAGGAGCAAGACCTTCGACCATTAATTAGTGATAAGCTGGACTTATCTGTACTTGAGCCATTCCTTAGTCCTATTCGCTTTACATATAATCACTCAGAAGTTAGTGTAGCCGCACAGGGCATCGCTGGATTCATAGAATTTTTCATTAGAAAAGGAGCACATGTTGGGGTTTTTCTAGTCCTTAGCCTTTTGTTCTACTATTCTGCTAGCCACACGATCAAAACATCGATGAGATGGAAAATAATCATTTCATGGGGATTAGCGGTGTTGTATGCAGCAATAGATGAAATTCATCAAGGATTTACCCCAAATCGAACTCCTTTTGCAGGAGATGTTGTTTTAGATACAGTAGGGATAACACTTGCCATGATAGGAATCTGGATGTGGACAAGAAGACGGGCCATGTCCAAAACTACAGTCGCTGAAAATCAGAATTAA
- a CDS encoding response regulator: protein MILVIDDNADIRFTIREICEFAGWEVAEAENGKEGLEVCEKVQPNLILVDYHMPVWNGLTTVEEIRKREHSIPIIVLTVEEKQEIADQFLDAGANDFALKPIKAPDLISRIRLNLKIARLQEDNQSVFVDKGINTNTLKTIKSFLLNQTTPLTIQEIQQELPVAYQTVHRYLNYLTEQGEVEVISHYGNKGRPKNKYKIL, encoded by the coding sequence ATGATTTTAGTCATTGATGATAACGCGGATATTCGCTTTACAATTAGGGAGATTTGCGAGTTTGCCGGATGGGAAGTAGCAGAGGCTGAGAATGGAAAAGAGGGTCTTGAGGTTTGTGAGAAGGTTCAACCGAATCTGATTCTTGTAGATTATCACATGCCGGTCTGGAATGGATTAACTACGGTTGAAGAAATAAGAAAGAGAGAACATTCTATTCCAATCATTGTTTTAACGGTTGAGGAAAAACAAGAGATTGCTGATCAGTTTTTAGACGCTGGAGCCAATGATTTTGCACTAAAACCAATTAAAGCACCTGACTTGATCTCTCGTATACGACTGAACTTGAAAATTGCGCGTCTTCAAGAGGACAACCAATCCGTTTTTGTGGATAAAGGAATCAATACGAATACATTAAAAACTATTAAATCCTTTTTACTAAATCAAACAACTCCTTTAACCATTCAAGAAATCCAACAAGAGCTTCCGGTTGCATATCAAACCGTTCACCGGTATTTGAATTACTTAACAGAACAAGGAGAGGTTGAAGTTATTTCTCATTACGGCAACAAAGGCCGGCCCAAAAATAAATACAAAATCCTGTAA